TTTTGCGATGGTTCATCGTGATATTCATCATTCTTATCGGCATAAAAGGGGTTGTTTACTCTATCGGCCCGGATGAGGTAGGCGTGATCCAGAGATTCGGCAAGTATATCGGCTTAAGCTCGCCCGGACTGCATGTAAAATTGCCTTTCGAGATAGACAAGGTGACCCCGGTTAAGGTGAAGAAGGTCTTTAAAGAGGAGTTCGGCTTTAGGACCGTAAAACCGGGAACAAGGACCGACTATAGAAGCGGAGGCAACAAAGACCAGTCCCTGATGCTTACCGGGGATTTGAATATCCTGGACGTGCGCTGGATAATCCAATTCAAGATAAAAGACCCCGTTAAGCTGATCTTTGCCACCCGCAACCCTATGGATAACATCGACGATATTTCCGAAGTGGTGATGCGGCGTTTTGTCGGCGATTATACGGTCGACGAAGTGCTTACCACAAAGCGTGAGGAGATAGACGATCTCGCGCAGCAGGAGATCCAGAAGATCCTGGATAATTACAACGTGGGGGTCCAGATAGTCACGGTAAAACTGCTGGATGTTAATCCTCCCGAGAAGGTAAAACCGGCTTTCAACGAGGTAAACGAGGCAAAACAGGAAAAGGAAAAGATGATCAACCAGGCGTGGGAGGCCTACAACAAGGTCATCCCCAAGGCCAGGGGCCAGGCGGAGAAGACCATCCGCGAAGCGGAAGGTTACGCTACGGATAAGACAAACAGGGCAAAGGGCGAATCGGAACGGTTCCTGATAACATTAAAGGAATATAACAATGCCCCGGAGATAACCAGGAAGAGGCTATACTTAGAGACCTTAACGGAAGTCCTCCCTAAGGCAAGAGAAAAATATATAATTGATCCAGAGCAGAGGTCGATTCTTCCTATGCTCGACATGAAAAACAAGGAGGGCCAACGATAATGAAGAAACTGAGTTCCATTATCGCTTTATCTGTAGGAGTATTGGTCCTGGTGATCGCCGCTTTTGCCACCGGGGCTGTATATATTGTCGATGAAGTGCACCAGGTGGTGATCACGCAATTCGGCAAACCCATAGGAAACCCGATCACCTCCTCGGGGCTGCATCTTAAGAGGCCTTTTATCCAGACTGCCCATTATTTTGACAAGAGGCTGCTTGATTGGGACGGGGACCCGAACCAGATCCCGACCAGAGATAAGAAGTATATCTGGGTGGATACGACCGCGCGATGGAGGATCGTGGATTCCCTGAAATTCCTGCAGTCGGTGGGTAATGAGATCGGCGCCCAGGGCAGGTTGGACGATATCATCAATTCTGCGACCAGGGACGTGGTTACCAGCCATCTTTTGGTCGAGGCCGTAAGGGATTCAAACCGCATCCTGGAGACAAAGATCGAAGGAGAAGACCTGATAGTCACGGATGAGGCGCTGGAAAGGATAAGTGTCGGCAGGGAACTGCTGGAGAAGGCTATCCTGGACAAGGCGAAGGTCCTCGCCCCGCAGTACGGCATAGAGATAGACGATGTGCGCATTAAACGCATAAACTATGTCGAGGACGTGCGCAATAAGGTCTATGACCGCATGATCGCCGAGAGAAAACGCGCCGCCGAGAAATACCGCTCCGAAGGCCAGGGAAAATCCGCGGAGATCGAAGGGCAGGTGGCCAAAGAGTTAAAGGAGATCTCTTCGGAGGCATACAGGAAAGCCCAGCTTGTAATAGGTAAAGCCGATGCCGAAGCCGTCAGCATCTACGGCAAGGCCTACAGCCAGGATCCCGGTTTTTATTCATTTCTGAAGACGCTCGAGACGTATAAGGAGACCATCGACGGGAATTCAACGGTGATCCTGACCACCGACAGCGATTATTATAAGTACCTTAAAACCCTTGACGAGAAGTAACATCCAGTCCCGAAGGAAGACTAATCCTTTCCATAGGAATAGGCACGCAATCACAACCCTCTGCAATTATAATAGTTGCAGAGGGTTTTTGTTTGGAGTAGAATAAATCCTGACGGAGTGTCCCAAAGTGACACGTCCCCAAAATCCCGCAATAGCAGAAAATTAAGCAAAAAAGCAAATATTTCCTCTTGTAATAATGTCAATTAATGGTACATTAGAGTATCTTCGATACGTGACGATAATATGAAAAAATCAACTATTATAATAATCGCGATCCTGCTAACGTTCCCTGCGGCGGCAAGCGCCAATCTGCTGGTCAACCCGGGATTTGAGACGGGTAATTTCAGCGGATGGGCTCCTTACGCTTTCGGCTCTGAGAATGTATCAAGCGCAAACCCTTACACGGGCCAGTATGAGGCAAGAATAACTAACTACGGATGGATAACCCAAACCGTCAATTTAACGCCGAATGCCACCTACAAGCTGTCTTCATACCTGTATATGCCGCAAGACGGCGGTGACGCGTCGATCTCCATAACTTTTTATAACTCTACCGGCACGACTTCCTTCCAGCAGGAGCGTTCCTGGCAGCGGATCCCGGGAGACCAGCAATACGATAAGATAGAAACGGACTGGCTGGTTGCCCCCAGTTATACCGCTTATGCCAAAGTGCGCTGCTCAGTCGCTTCAGCCGGCAGCTATATTGACTTCGATGACGTCAGCTTGGATGTTGTGCCGGAACCGAGCTCGCTGGTTCTTCTGTTTACCGGCCTTACAGGATTATTCGGTTTACTGACCCGCCCCAAAGGTGTATGATATTCCCGTACTCCAATTAACTGGAGGAAGGGGATGCCTTTTCTGCTGATTTTATTATTGGTTCCTTTAGTCATCTTAATAGCCGGCTTAATATTATTCATTAAGCCGGCTTCTTGCATTAAATGGCAGATTAAATTCTACAGCAAGATCAACTGGCGAATGGAACCCATCAATATGGAAATGGAGATCAGGAATACGAAGATCATGGGATTATTCCTGATTGGCGCGGCTATAGCAACGGTCATCTATCCATTAATTAGGGGAAATAAATGAAAAAGATCATTTTGATAACGTTAATTTTATTATTTTCATTTACAGGCCCTTTGATTCCTGCAAAGGAAGAGAATCTCGCTGATTCTACGCCTCCTTCCGCACCCGTAATCAATACTGATAAGAGAACAAAATCACTAGATATGATCGTTGCGCACTGGAAAAGCGAAGACCCTGAATCAGGGATAGCCGAGTATCAGTACGCAATAGGGACGGTCCCGGAAGGCACCGATGTTCTATACTGGACCTCAAACGGGCCGAACGAAGATTGTTATGTCTATCAGGTAAGATTGGAGAAAAATAAAAATTACTATATCTCTGTGGTCGCAAAAAATAAAGCGGGCTTAAAAAGCAAAGTAGCCACAGCCGGTCCGATAAAAGCTGCAAAAGAAGTATATATATCGGTTGAATGGCCAAGGTTTAATTCAATTATAAGGAATAATGAAACAAGGATAAGTGGCACTGCCGAAGGTGTTGATACTGTAAATATTAACGGCAGGGAATTCGCAGTTAATGATGACGAGTCATTTAAAGGCCCGACTTTAGTAGCACCCGGTTATGCCGCAAGAAAAGGGATCGATGCAAAAGACCCGAATTATATTATTATGAATTTTCCCGGGAAGACAGATATTAAAGTATCCGCCGAAGGAGAGGAATCGTTTACAACGTGTTACTATTATCAAGCTTATTTGAAGAGTTCTACAACTTCGGAGAGTTATGCTTATTCTGATGAGTTCCAATCCTGGAATATGGATGCCTTGGCAAAATCACCGTTTGCCGATTGGAAAGACTATCAATATCCATCAAGGATCAGGACTAAGAAAAATATGTCGGAAGCCTGGACGCCCTGGCAATATTGCGATTACTACTTTAAGTGGTGGAGATATTATCATAGCGCAATATCATATCCCGGGAAACCGGGCAGATGCACTTCCTCAATGACGATTCATACACTACCGGCCAAAAAAGGAGAGATTGAGCCGATGATATTGCTATTCCAAGAGTGCATGATATCACCTTATGACTTTAAAGGAAGGCGTCCTGATATTTCAGAATATAAGATGAATGGCAGACAATTGAAGTGGTTTTACGGTGATGCAAATAAATTGCCCAACTGCGCTTATATCATCCTGGATAAGTATGTTCCGGATACCGATATCGAGCTTAAGGTCGAAGCTCCTGTTTTGAAGACCGATACTAAAGGGAATCCAACCGAATTACAGACATTTGCGTGCCGGTTCATAGATGTATTTGAAATGGAACTCGTACGCGAAACCCCGTTTAACAGCGGAAATTATAGCGTTGTGCAGACTATACCGATTTTCACCCCGGATACAGGAGAAGGGCGAGGGTTGCCTTTGGGCGTGATTAACATGCCTTTTTTAAAGCTTAACCTTGATAAGGAATTATCTGATTCGCAGGTTGACCACTTAAATGCTGAATTGAGAATAGCTGACAAAGTCACGAAATATACCTTAACGGAAACGTCACCCAATTCGCAGGTGTTTACGGACGAATCTAAGGACTTCGTTATCAAATTTGAGCCTTTAGTAAAAACTAGCCCAAGCGAACAAGATGATATTGTATGTTTTTTAACCTCAAAGAAAAATAACATAAATGACCAGGTTTTCAATCTTAGAGAAACCGCCTCGGATTCACTATGTTTTGAGGACGTAAAAGTGTTCATTACGGTCTGGTTTAAAGGAGAATTAAGCGACCAGCAAAAAGATATGATGACAATCCAATTCACGAAAGGCATGATGGCTGGCGACCAGGAGCTTACGGAAACGGGCGAAAACTCGTTGGAATTTACGAACAAAGACGGCGATCTTACGGTGCGGCTTAACAACTATAAGGGTAAATTTAGTGGTGCGCTTGATGTGACTGCCCCGAACAAGGGCTATATGGACCTAAAAAGCCCAAGGCTTATTCTTGAGAGAGTCGACCCATCAAAATACTGTTTTACAAATGAAAATTTCGGCAACGGCACTAATGTTACCCAAGAAGATCCCGGAATATCCGGCGAGGGTATATTCAGGGCCAGGATAAGAGGATTGCACGATCTCAATAAATATTCTTTAAATCGGCTGGTAATCGTGATTACAGTTGATGGAGTTTCAAAGAGTTTAAAATTAACAAAACACACGGATGGATCGTACATTACCGGAAATCTGCTATTAGTTCTGAAAGATCAAAAGGGGGAAAGGGACTATAAAGGAGTAACCGTATTCCACACAGATGGCAAAAAGGGTGTAGGGGCTATTTCAACAAAATTTATGGAAGTAAACGAATAAAGTCTAATAAGCCAAAGTCTGATTTCATATGCCCGCGCAGAGAAGACATACGACAAGTCGATCGATAATTACCTGCGTAACAGAAAAAGATAGAATAATATGAAAATATTAAAGATACTTCTATTTTTAGTTTTAATGTTTATTGGGGTTTATTTCTTAATAATCAGTATCGAGGGTTTTATACCCATTTTGACCAGGCATGTTGATACAAATGGAAATGATTTAATTATACTGCTGACGATTTGTACTTTTTTCGCGGCAATGTGTCTGATAGGTTCTATTGGAAAATTATTCTTCAGAAAATGGGCCCGCTTCCTAGTAATTGTTGATGTCGCGTTTAATATCGCGATTGCATTTTTTCTTTCCGGATTTACTGTAATAATTCAAACTGGAGTGGATACTGCCTACAGCGATTCTGTCGGCATCATTAGATACTGGGGTTTTCCAATTCATTATTGTTCGAAGGCTCCTGGTTTAGCTTGGGCTGAGTATGATCCTATGCGGTTTTTATTGAATTCATTTGTTTGGTTCATCTTTCTTATGGCGTTTTGGTTTTATCGGAGAAAAATAGGACAGAAATCTAAAGAAGCAAGGCCTGAATGAGGATCTGGGATATAGCGCCAAGAAAATTATGCCGCAACCATCTCCTGGGCGAGCACAGGGAACTTCACGCCATCTGGTCTGTCCTGACACGCAAAAAGAAAGGGTATTCCCGTCATCCGGAGACCTTAAGGTGGAAGGGCAGGTTAAAGGCGCTGTATTCAAGGCACAATAAGCTCATAGCGGAGTTTAAAAGGCGGGGTTACAGGCATTACAGCCCTCTTGATTCGAGGCTGGCAATAGGGAAGGGGAGGCAAACGCAATTCGTCAATTCGGTCAGTGAACAGGCTCAAATTTTAGGAAGGAAACACTGCGGCTGTAAGATATAAAAGGGGACAGTTCATAATGAAAAAAGTTAATGGTTTTTTAGTATTTATTACGATTATATTGTTAATTTTCCCTTCTAAAGTATCATTTTCTGTTACTGAGGAACAAATAAAAACTTATGCTCCGAAATGCATAGAAGTGTTGAAAAGCGAAACAACTTCTGCTGAAGAAAAAAAGGAAGCAGCCACAAAACTTCGGTACTATGTAGATAAATCTATAACGAAGCAACTAATAGAGCTTTTGAAAGCCAAGGATCCCATGTCAAGATATACAGCAGTACGATATTTGGACCTCACAAAGGATCCTTTAGCTATACCCGCATTAGTGGATACATTAAAGGATAAAGACGATGGAGTTAGGCGACTTGCAGCATCGGCATTACAAGGTTACTCGGGCAAAGAAGAAAATGCCCCGGCGTTTAATTCAAAGATGATTTTACGAATAACTCAATCATTACATGATCAAGATGCCAAGGTGAGAAGGTCGGTCCTATTGATATTAGCGTCTCTGAAAGATCAGTCGGCGGTTCCGTCTGCTGTAAAGGCTTTGGGTGACCCGGAACCTGAGGTAAGAAAGGAAGCTGTTAATATATTGATAAAGTTAGATGTCTACAAGGCAGCTCCCTATCTTATGAGGGTTCTGAAAGATAAAAATGAGGATGTGCAACGAGCCGCTATATGCGGTTTAATATGTTCCAAGAACACTTCTATTGTACCCAATCTCATAGACTTAACAAAGGATCAAGATGCTAACATAAGAAGACAGGCTATATTTTGCTTACAATTTCTGAATGATAAAAGAGCTATACCTGTTTTTATTAAATCTTTGGACGATCAAGATAAAGAAGTGAGGCGACGGGCGGTGTATGCTTTAGGCGCAAAGGGATTTGAAGGAACAGAGGTGATCGATGGTTTAATCAAAGCATTGGGCGATGAATCTGATGAGGTCCGTGAAGCAGCCGCTTTTGGTTTAGGGCATAAAGAGGGAGCTAAAAAAGCCATCCCCGTACTTATGGATGCTTACAAAAAAGGATCTAACAGATCAAGGATATCAAGCAGTAGCACACTTATTAAGCTATGTGACAAAACTGATATTCCCTTTTTTGTCGGGCTTCTCAAAAGCGACAATCCTCATCTTAAATCTCAGACATGTTACATATTGGAAAATATCGGCGATAAATCAGCAATTGCTCCTTTGCTCGAGGTTTATAAAAAAGATGCCGATGAAAATGTTAAATTAAGCGCTTTTCACGCTCTCATAACAATTGATGATTTTCCAGAAATGCGTCCTATCTGTTTAGAGGCATTAAAAATGTCTAAGCCTCAGTTTAAATGTTATGCATTATATGGGCTAATGAAATTGAAAGACGAGTCTGTATATGATGATGTTATTAAGTATTCAAAAGATGAAAATAGAGAAGTTCGTAAAGCAGCCATTGTATTTATTGGCTCGTCAACAAATAAAAATGCGTTGAAAGATATTGAACCCTTCTTGGAAGATGCGGATTTGGATGTTAGGGAAGAAACTGTTGTTTTAATTGTAAAGAAATTGGGCAAAGAATCGATCCCTATATTGGAGCGCCATGTGGATCGAACAAGCGATTCCTCTGACCCTGTAAAGGTCACCCTGAATGCTTTGAAAGCTGGGAAAGAGCCCGACGCTGCGATAATAGAAATGTTTTATACTTTTCATGAATAAAAAGTAAGGTAAATAGAGGTCGCGTCGAAAGGTAGCAATGAAAAAGGTAATCACCTACGTAGCGCTCACATTCCTTCTTAGCTCCGCCGGCTATTACCTGATAATCAATAGTAAAGCTTTAGGCCTGAGCCCGGCTTTGCTGATGTTATACCTTATGTGGTGTCCCGGGATCTCGGGCATGGCCACCTCGCTCATATATGAAAAGAGCCTCTCCGGCATCGGCTGGAAACCGGGCAAACTGCGCTGGCTGGGATTGGGGTATCTCCTGCCTATCTGCTACGCGGCCGCCGCTTATGGGATCATCTGGCTCTCCGGCTTCGGTGGCGTCAACCATGATTACCGTATTAACGCGTTTATACTCATCGTGTTGGGCCCGGCAATAAGCGTGGTGTATGCGGCAGGGGAGGAGATAGGCTGGCGCGGGTCACGATAACCGCGATGACCTTCGCTATCGGATGGCTAAGGCTGAAATCAGGCAGTGTCTGGCCGGCGATCCTGATGCACGCAAGCCATAACTTTTACATCCAGTGGTTATTCGACCCGCTTACGACCGAAACAGGCCCGATGTCCAACTATATGATCGGCGAATCCGGTATCGTTTTAACAGTGATTTTTATCGGGCTGGCGTTGGTTTTTTGGAGTCAAAGAGGGCGGCTTCCGAACTTCGAAAATAGAACCGGAGTTGTGCAATAAACGTGAAAGGAATCTTGATTAGAAAATGAAGTGGGATATAGCTCAAAAGAAGGTCAGCTCATTTCTTAGAAGCGGCTATGATGAACTAAAAAAGCAAAAAGTGGTAAATATCAATCATTCTTTTCCTACCAAACCCGGAACTTACATATTTATAAAAGAACGTAAAATCATATACGCAGGTGAAGCTTCTGAATTAAAAAGAAGAATGTACAGACACAAAAAAAGAACAGAGGTAAGTACTTTAAGAAAATCTATTGGTTTCGTCGTTTTTAAACAAGCAAAATCAGGAATGTTTAGCAAACAAATCGAAAATAGGATAAATAACTATATTGCAAATCTTAAAATTAAATATATAGAAGTTCAATATGGTAGAAAAGAATTGGAAGAGTATATTATTAATATA
The nucleotide sequence above comes from Candidatus Omnitrophota bacterium. Encoded proteins:
- the hflK gene encoding FtsH protease activity modulator HflK is translated as MDWQNVPNPDEIIGMGRKRLVDFWKFLRWFIVIFIILIGIKGVVYSIGPDEVGVIQRFGKYIGLSSPGLHVKLPFEIDKVTPVKVKKVFKEEFGFRTVKPGTRTDYRSGGNKDQSLMLTGDLNILDVRWIIQFKIKDPVKLIFATRNPMDNIDDISEVVMRRFVGDYTVDEVLTTKREEIDDLAQQEIQKILDNYNVGVQIVTVKLLDVNPPEKVKPAFNEVNEAKQEKEKMINQAWEAYNKVIPKARGQAEKTIREAEGYATDKTNRAKGESERFLITLKEYNNAPEITRKRLYLETLTEVLPKAREKYIIDPEQRSILPMLDMKNKEGQR
- the hflC gene encoding protease modulator HflC, with product MKKLSSIIALSVGVLVLVIAAFATGAVYIVDEVHQVVITQFGKPIGNPITSSGLHLKRPFIQTAHYFDKRLLDWDGDPNQIPTRDKKYIWVDTTARWRIVDSLKFLQSVGNEIGAQGRLDDIINSATRDVVTSHLLVEAVRDSNRILETKIEGEDLIVTDEALERISVGRELLEKAILDKAKVLAPQYGIEIDDVRIKRINYVEDVRNKVYDRMIAERKRAAEKYRSEGQGKSAEIEGQVAKELKEISSEAYRKAQLVIGKADAEAVSIYGKAYSQDPGFYSFLKTLETYKETIDGNSTVILTTDSDYYKYLKTLDEK
- a CDS encoding carbohydrate binding domain-containing protein; the protein is MKKSTIIIIAILLTFPAAASANLLVNPGFETGNFSGWAPYAFGSENVSSANPYTGQYEARITNYGWITQTVNLTPNATYKLSSYLYMPQDGGDASISITFYNSTGTTSFQQERSWQRIPGDQQYDKIETDWLVAPSYTAYAKVRCSVASAGSYIDFDDVSLDVVPEPSSLVLLFTGLTGLFGLLTRPKGV
- a CDS encoding pyrimidine dimer DNA glycosylase/endonuclease V, translated to MRIWDIAPRKLCRNHLLGEHRELHAIWSVLTRKKKGYSRHPETLRWKGRLKALYSRHNKLIAEFKRRGYRHYSPLDSRLAIGKGRQTQFVNSVSEQAQILGRKHCGCKI
- a CDS encoding HEAT repeat domain-containing protein; this encodes MKKVNGFLVFITIILLIFPSKVSFSVTEEQIKTYAPKCIEVLKSETTSAEEKKEAATKLRYYVDKSITKQLIELLKAKDPMSRYTAVRYLDLTKDPLAIPALVDTLKDKDDGVRRLAASALQGYSGKEENAPAFNSKMILRITQSLHDQDAKVRRSVLLILASLKDQSAVPSAVKALGDPEPEVRKEAVNILIKLDVYKAAPYLMRVLKDKNEDVQRAAICGLICSKNTSIVPNLIDLTKDQDANIRRQAIFCLQFLNDKRAIPVFIKSLDDQDKEVRRRAVYALGAKGFEGTEVIDGLIKALGDESDEVREAAAFGLGHKEGAKKAIPVLMDAYKKGSNRSRISSSSTLIKLCDKTDIPFFVGLLKSDNPHLKSQTCYILENIGDKSAIAPLLEVYKKDADENVKLSAFHALITIDDFPEMRPICLEALKMSKPQFKCYALYGLMKLKDESVYDDVIKYSKDENREVRKAAIVFIGSSTNKNALKDIEPFLEDADLDVREETVVLIVKKLGKESIPILERHVDRTSDSSDPVKVTLNALKAGKEPDAAIIEMFYTFHE
- a CDS encoding CPBP family intramembrane metalloprotease gives rise to the protein MTFAIGWLRLKSGSVWPAILMHASHNFYIQWLFDPLTTETGPMSNYMIGESGIVLTVIFIGLALVFWSQRGRLPNFENRTGVVQ
- a CDS encoding GIY-YIG nuclease family protein → MKWDIAQKKVSSFLRSGYDELKKQKVVNINHSFPTKPGTYIFIKERKIIYAGEASELKRRMYRHKKRTEVSTLRKSIGFVVFKQAKSGMFSKQIENRINNYIANLKIKYIEVQYGRKELEEYIINIEKPIHNKVFKGPRSV